CGAGATAGGGGGCCAGCGATGCCGGCGCCGCGATGTCGATGCGCCGCGAATCGCCCACGGGCGCCATGCCGACGACGGTGCCGATGCCGTCGACATGGCCGGTGACGATGTGGCCACCCAGTTCGTCGCCGACCTTCAGCGCGCGTTCGAGATTGAGCTGCCGCCCCTGTTCCCACATGCCGGAGGCGGTACGCGAGACGCTCTCTGCCGAGATGTCGACGTCGAACGTGGCCGGCGCGCCGGGCGCCGATTTGTCGACCACCGTCAGGCACGCGCCCGAACAGGCGATCGAGGCGCCGAGCGCCACGCCCGCCATGTCATAGCCGCAGGCGATGCGCAGGCGCAGGTCGCCGCGTTGCTCGACATGTTGGATGGTGCCGATGTCGGTGATGATACCCGTGAACATGCTGCTGCCCCTAGCGCCGTCGTTCGTAGATTTCGAGTGGGTCGATGCCGAAGGTTCGCGTATCGGTCAGCGCCCAGCGGCCATGCGCTTCGGAAAGCTGCCCGAGGCCGATATCGCCGATCGCCGCGCGGCCTTCCCCGATCAGGATGGGCGCGCGGTAGAGCAGCAGGCGATCGACCAGATCGGCGGCGAGGAAGCTCGACGCGACGCCGGCGCCGCCTTCGACGAGGACATGGTCGGTGCGCGGCAGCGCCGTGATCTGGTCCGGCGCGGACAGGACGAGATAGCCGCCGCCACCGCCGCCGAGCAGCATCTCGGTGATGAGCGCGGGGTGCTCCGCGCTGGCCTGCGCCGCGAACGATCGGCTGAGCAGCAGACGGGCAGGCGCGCGATCCTCCAGCCCCGGCAGGCGCACGTCGAGCCGTGGCGTATCGGCGTCGTGGGTGCCGCGCCCGACCAGGATCGCATCGGCGCGCGCCCGTTCCAGATGGGCGTGGGCGCGGGCCTCGGGGCCGGTGATCCAGCGGCTTTCGCCGGACGGCAGGGCGATCTTCCCATCGAGCGAGGTCGCGAGCTTCAGCGTGACGTGCGGCCGCCCCAGCGTCTGCCGGGTGAGGAAACCCGCCATCGCCCGGCGGGCGGGCTCGACCAGGATGCCCTCCGTCACCGCGATTCCCGCGGCGCGGAGGCGCGCAAACCCCTGGCCCGCGGTGCGCGGATCGGGATCGGTGATCGCGGCGACCACCCGTGCCGGCCGCGCCGCGACCAGCAGATCCGCGCAGGCCGGGCCGCGCGCGCCATGGTGCGCGCAGGGTTCCAGCGTCACATAGGCGGTCGCGCCGAGCGCCGATGCGCCGGCCTGTTCGAGCGCCACCGCCTCGGCATGGGGGCGGCCGCCCGGCTGGGTCCAGCCTCTACCGACGACGCGGCCATGCTTGACGATCACGCAACCGACATTGGGATTGGGCGCCGTGCGGCCCCGGCCGCGTTCGGACAGGGCGATCGCGGCGGCCATCCAGCGCGCATCGGCGGCGGGATCGATCCGGCTATCCATCGCGCGGCTCACAGCCAGCCGCTGGTGGCCTTCTGTGCCTTCTGGAAGAAGGCGCGGCGTTCGGCATTGGCCTGATCGCGCTCGATGCGATCCTTCTTCTGCTCGGCAATGATCTCCGCGTCGGTGCGATCCGCGCGCCAATTGTGGACGAAGATGATCTGCTGCTGCGCCGGGAAGCGGCTGTCATGCCAGAAGGCGAAGATGGTGAAGGCCGTGATCCCCGCGGCGAGGATGGCGATCACATAATCGGCGCGACCACGCGTGCCGAGGAATAGCCGCAGATCCTCGAACCCGGCGGCGAGGCGGCGGGGTGAGGGCGGCTTGAACGGCGAGAAGGATGAACGGGCCATAAGCGGCAAGATAGGCGTCTCCGGCCCCGGCCGCTAGGCCGCTGCCGTGCGCAACCGTTCGATCGCGCGTTCGCGGCCGATCAGGGGGAGCAGCGCCGCCATTTCCGGGCCGTGATCGCGGCCGGTCAGCGCCTGCCGCAGCGGCAGGAACAGGGCCTTGCCCTTGCGTCCGCTGGTCGTCTTGAGCGCGCCGGTCAGCGCGGCCCAGGGCGAGACGGACCAGTCGATCGCCGCGGCGGCTTCGGCCGCCTGCGCGCAGAAGAGTCTGTCCTCGGCGGTCAGCGGCGCCGCCGCGATCGGCCCGTCGATCATCGCCTGGCCCTCTACGATGTCGTTCAGCGTGGCGAGATTCGGGCGGAGCGCCAGCCAGCCGGCCTCGCTGGTCCCGGCCGGCAGGCGATCGCGCACGGCGGCATAGGGCAGCAGGTGCAGCGTCTTGGCGTTGAGTTGGGCCAGCTCCGCCGAATCGAACCGGGCCGGCGCCCGGCCCATATGCGAGAAGGCGAACCCTGCGATCAGGTCGCCGGCCTGCGCGACCGGCATGACGGGGTCGCTCGTCCCGATTCGCGCGAGCAAGGCGAGCAGGGCCTGCGGTTCGATCCCGTCCTGGCGAATCGCGCCGACGCCGATCGAGCCCTCGCGCTTGGAGAGCTTGCCGTCCGCCCCGACCAGCAGCGCCATATGCGCGAAATGCGGGATGGCGGCCCCCAGCGCGGCGAACATCTGGATCTGCACGGCGGTGTTGGAGACATGATCCTCGCCGCGCACGACATGGCTGACCTTCATGTCGATATCGTCGATCACGCTCGGCAGCAGATAGAGCCAGCTGCCATCCGCACGGCGGACCACCGGATCCGACAGCGCGGCGCCCTCGAAGCGCTGTGGCCCGCGCACGAGATCGGTCCACTCGATCGGCACCGCGTCCAGCCGGAAGCGCCAATGCGGGCGGATGCCGTCGGCCTCCAGCCGGTGCCGCTCCTCC
This genomic window from Sphingomonas abietis contains:
- a CDS encoding riboflavin synthase, which translates into the protein MFTGIITDIGTIQHVEQRGDLRLRIACGYDMAGVALGASIACSGACLTVVDKSAPGAPATFDVDISAESVSRTASGMWEQGRQLNLERALKVGDELGGHIVTGHVDGIGTVVGMAPVGDSRRIDIAAPASLAPYLAAKGSITVDGVSLTVNDVTDQPDGTTHFALNIIPHTAAQTTLGALAAGSSVNLEIDILARYLGRMEQLRT
- the gltX gene encoding glutamate--tRNA ligase, yielding MTVITRFAPSPTGKLHVGNIRTALVCWLAARAAGGTFLLRLDDTDSARSTEENVVAIREDLAWLGLVPDGEVRQSDRFALYEAAFEGLHAAGRVYPCYESEEELAIKRRVALGRGLPPIYDRAALALTVEERHRLEADGIRPHWRFRLDAVPIEWTDLVRGPQRFEGAALSDPVVRRADGSWLYLLPSVIDDIDMKVSHVVRGEDHVSNTAVQIQMFAALGAAIPHFAHMALLVGADGKLSKREGSIGVGAIRQDGIEPQALLALLARIGTSDPVMPVAQAGDLIAGFAFSHMGRAPARFDSAELAQLNAKTLHLLPYAAVRDRLPAGTSEAGWLALRPNLATLNDIVEGQAMIDGPIAAAPLTAEDRLFCAQAAEAAAAIDWSVSPWAALTGALKTTSGRKGKALFLPLRQALTGRDHGPEMAALLPLIGRERAIERLRTAAA
- the ribD gene encoding bifunctional diaminohydroxyphosphoribosylaminopyrimidine deaminase/5-amino-6-(5-phosphoribosylamino)uracil reductase RibD — protein: MAAAIALSERGRGRTAPNPNVGCVIVKHGRVVGRGWTQPGGRPHAEAVALEQAGASALGATAYVTLEPCAHHGARGPACADLLVAARPARVVAAITDPDPRTAGQGFARLRAAGIAVTEGILVEPARRAMAGFLTRQTLGRPHVTLKLATSLDGKIALPSGESRWITGPEARAHAHLERARADAILVGRGTHDADTPRLDVRLPGLEDRAPARLLLSRSFAAQASAEHPALITEMLLGGGGGGYLVLSAPDQITALPRTDHVLVEGGAGVASSFLAADLVDRLLLYRAPILIGEGRAAIGDIGLGQLSEAHGRWALTDTRTFGIDPLEIYERRR